The following proteins are co-located in the Oceanimonas sp. GK1 genome:
- the putA gene encoding bifunctional proline dehydrogenase/L-glutamate gamma-semialdehyde dehydrogenase PutA — translation MFTVATVFAPDYRPTDLAALRQDITHNYAVDENAWLARLLEQLPASGPELAQLEEQARRLVTRVRAESDGGDGIDAFLQQYSLDTQEGIILMCLAEALLRIPDSHTADELIKDKLSGADWARHFRQSDSTLVNASTWGLMLTGRIVRMDKKLDGNPANVLSRMINRLGEPVVRSAMYAAMKIMGKQFVLGRTITEALKASRKSREQGYTHSYDMLGEAAMTAADAEKYRADYASAIAAVGGEKLNNPEVPRPSISIKLSALHPRYEEANRERVLTELYATVQGLLETARKLDVCITIDAEEMDRLELSLSLFEKLYRSEVNRGWGGLGLVVQAYSKRALPVLCWLTALAREQGDEIPLRLVKGAYWDSEIKHSQQAGLDGYPVYTRKAGTDVAYLVCARYLLSAATEGAIYPQFATHNAHTVVAVLSMAGQRRFEFQRLHGMGEELYDAVLADNPGLHCRIYAPVGAHKDLLPYLVRRLLENGANTSFVHKLVDPDTPVDALITHPVTSLRHCPSLANDKIPLPRDIFADRKNSAGINLNIDAVRTPLFQQLDALAGKRWQAAPLVGGKAVTGEPRPVMSPQNRQHQVGTVVFADKGTVEQAITQAENAFKGWRDTPVETRAQALEKLADLLEAHSAEFISLCTREAGKLLQDGIDEVREAVDFCRYYANEGRRLMGEPAKLPGYTGELNLLQAQGRGPFVCISPWNFPLAIFLGQVSAALITGNTVLAKPAEQTSLIAHLAVTLAHEAGIPGDVLQLLPGDGAITGAALTGDLRIAGVCFTGSTDTARLINQTLAQRSGAIVPLIAETGGQNAMIVDSTALPEQVVRDVLRAAFQSAGQRCSALRVLYLQDDIADRVLEILEGAMQELSVADPALWSTDVGPVIDADAQAGLQAHLDAMKAAGRKVLAEAPMSEACAGGFYLRPTAIEIGSIGELDKEQFGPILHVVRFKAKDIDLVIDDINATGYGLTLGIHSRNESFAAQVAKRAEVGNIYINRDQIGAMVGVQPFGGRGLSGTGPKAGGPHYLTRFITEKTVTNNTTAIGGNATLLSLGEG, via the coding sequence ATGTTTACTGTCGCCACTGTCTTTGCCCCTGACTACCGCCCTACCGATCTGGCCGCGCTGCGTCAGGACATTACTCATAACTATGCGGTAGACGAAAATGCCTGGCTGGCCCGGCTGCTGGAGCAATTGCCCGCCTCGGGGCCGGAGCTGGCGCAACTGGAGGAGCAGGCACGCCGCCTGGTGACGCGGGTGCGGGCGGAGAGCGACGGCGGCGACGGCATTGACGCCTTTTTGCAGCAATACAGCCTGGATACCCAGGAAGGCATCATCCTCATGTGCCTGGCCGAGGCGTTGCTGCGCATTCCCGACAGTCATACCGCCGACGAGCTGATCAAGGACAAGCTCTCCGGTGCCGACTGGGCCAGGCATTTTCGCCAAAGCGACTCCACCCTGGTCAATGCCTCCACCTGGGGGCTGATGCTCACCGGGCGCATCGTACGCATGGACAAGAAACTGGACGGCAACCCGGCCAACGTGCTGAGCCGAATGATCAACCGCCTGGGCGAGCCGGTGGTGCGCTCGGCCATGTACGCCGCCATGAAGATCATGGGCAAGCAGTTCGTGCTGGGCCGCACCATTACCGAGGCGCTCAAGGCCAGCCGCAAGTCCCGGGAGCAGGGCTATACCCATTCCTACGACATGCTGGGCGAGGCCGCCATGACCGCCGCCGACGCCGAAAAATACCGAGCCGACTACGCCAGTGCCATCGCCGCCGTGGGCGGGGAAAAACTCAACAACCCGGAGGTGCCCCGCCCGTCCATTTCCATCAAGCTGTCGGCCCTGCACCCCCGCTACGAAGAGGCCAACCGCGAGCGGGTACTCACCGAGCTGTACGCCACCGTGCAGGGCCTGCTGGAAACCGCCCGCAAACTGGATGTGTGCATCACCATCGACGCGGAAGAAATGGACCGGCTGGAGCTGTCTCTCAGTCTGTTTGAAAAGCTGTATCGCAGCGAGGTCAACCGGGGCTGGGGCGGTCTGGGGCTGGTGGTACAGGCCTATTCCAAGCGCGCCCTGCCGGTATTGTGCTGGCTCACCGCCCTGGCCCGGGAGCAAGGGGATGAAATTCCGCTGCGGCTGGTGAAGGGCGCCTACTGGGACAGCGAAATAAAGCACAGCCAGCAGGCCGGCCTCGACGGCTATCCGGTCTATACCCGCAAGGCAGGCACCGATGTGGCCTACCTGGTGTGCGCCCGCTATCTGCTGAGTGCAGCCACCGAGGGGGCCATTTACCCGCAGTTTGCCACCCACAATGCCCACACCGTGGTGGCGGTGCTCAGCATGGCCGGCCAGCGCCGCTTTGAATTCCAACGCCTGCACGGCATGGGCGAAGAGCTGTACGATGCGGTGCTGGCGGACAACCCCGGCCTTCACTGCCGCATCTACGCCCCGGTGGGTGCCCACAAGGATCTGTTGCCCTACCTGGTGCGCCGGTTGCTGGAAAACGGTGCCAATACCTCCTTTGTGCACAAGCTGGTGGATCCGGATACCCCCGTCGATGCCCTGATCACCCACCCGGTCACCAGCCTGCGCCACTGCCCCAGCCTGGCCAACGACAAAATCCCCCTGCCCCGCGACATTTTTGCCGACCGCAAAAACTCCGCCGGCATTAACCTGAATATCGATGCGGTGCGTACGCCCCTGTTCCAGCAACTGGACGCCCTGGCCGGCAAGCGCTGGCAGGCCGCACCCCTGGTGGGCGGCAAGGCGGTAACCGGCGAGCCGCGCCCGGTCATGAGCCCACAAAACCGGCAGCACCAGGTAGGCACAGTGGTGTTTGCCGACAAGGGCACGGTGGAGCAGGCCATCACCCAGGCCGAAAATGCCTTTAAAGGCTGGCGCGATACGCCGGTGGAAACCCGGGCCCAGGCGCTGGAAAAACTGGCGGACTTGCTCGAAGCGCACAGCGCCGAGTTTATCTCGCTCTGTACCCGAGAGGCGGGCAAGCTGCTGCAGGATGGCATTGACGAGGTGCGCGAGGCGGTGGACTTCTGCCGCTATTATGCCAACGAGGGCCGCCGGCTGATGGGAGAGCCTGCCAAGCTGCCCGGCTACACCGGCGAGCTCAACCTGCTGCAGGCTCAGGGGCGCGGGCCTTTTGTGTGCATCAGCCCGTGGAACTTTCCCCTGGCTATCTTTCTCGGCCAGGTCAGTGCGGCGCTCATCACCGGCAACACCGTGCTGGCCAAGCCCGCCGAGCAGACCAGCCTGATCGCCCACCTGGCGGTAACCCTGGCCCACGAGGCCGGCATTCCCGGCGACGTGTTGCAACTGCTGCCCGGCGACGGCGCCATCACGGGGGCGGCACTCACCGGTGATCTACGCATTGCCGGGGTCTGCTTTACCGGCTCCACCGACACCGCCCGGCTGATCAACCAGACCCTGGCCCAACGCAGCGGTGCCATAGTGCCGCTGATCGCCGAAACCGGTGGCCAGAATGCCATGATAGTGGACTCCACCGCCCTGCCCGAGCAGGTGGTGCGGGACGTGCTGCGCGCCGCCTTTCAGAGCGCCGGCCAGCGCTGCTCGGCGTTACGGGTGCTGTACCTGCAGGACGATATCGCCGACCGGGTGCTGGAGATCCTTGAAGGGGCCATGCAGGAGCTGAGCGTGGCCGATCCGGCGCTGTGGTCCACCGACGTGGGCCCGGTGATCGACGCCGACGCGCAGGCCGGGCTGCAGGCCCACCTGGATGCCATGAAGGCCGCCGGTCGCAAGGTGCTTGCCGAGGCACCCATGAGCGAGGCCTGCGCCGGCGGCTTTTACCTTCGCCCGACCGCCATTGAAATTGGCAGCATCGGTGAGCTCGACAAGGAGCAATTCGGCCCCATCCTGCATGTGGTACGGTTCAAGGCGAAAGACATCGACCTGGTCATCGACGACATCAATGCCACCGGCTACGGCCTGACCCTGGGCATTCACAGCCGCAACGAGTCGTTCGCCGCCCAGGTGGCCAAGCGGGCCGAGGTGGGTAATATCTACATCAACCGGGATCAGATTGGCGCCATGGTGGGCGTCCAGCCCTTTGGCGGCCGGGGCCTGTCCGGCACCGGACCCAAGGCCGGCGGCCCCCACTACCTGACCCGCTTTATCACCGAGAAGACCGTTACCAACAACACCACCGCCATCGGCGGCAACGCCACCTTGCTGTCGCTGGGAGAGGGGTAA
- the folB gene encoding dihydroneopterin aldolase yields the protein MDKVFVQGLEVLTTIGVYEWEKGIRQKIRFDLEMGYDNRPAAAGDDIGCALDYATLSQKVTAYAEQNHVELVETMAEHIARLILTEFPVLSVKVRLTKPAAVPNAAGVGVEIERFASRNLQG from the coding sequence ATGGATAAAGTGTTTGTGCAAGGCCTGGAAGTACTGACGACCATAGGCGTTTACGAGTGGGAGAAAGGCATTCGCCAGAAGATCCGGTTCGATCTGGAAATGGGGTATGACAACCGACCCGCGGCGGCGGGTGACGACATCGGCTGCGCCCTCGACTATGCGACCCTGTCCCAGAAGGTGACCGCCTATGCCGAGCAGAACCACGTTGAGCTGGTGGAAACCATGGCCGAGCACATTGCGCGACTGATCCTGACCGAGTTCCCGGTGCTGTCGGTGAAGGTGCGCCTGACCAAACCCGCCGCCGTGCCCAATGCGGCCGGGGTGGGGGTGGAAATCGAACGTTTTGCCAGCCGCAATCTGCAGGGCTAG
- the tsaD gene encoding tRNA (adenosine(37)-N6)-threonylcarbamoyltransferase complex transferase subunit TsaD encodes MRVLGIETSCDETGIAIYDDKLGILSHQLYSQVKLHADYGGVVPELASRDHIRKTIPLIEAALAEAGCSQDDIDGVAYTAGPGLMGALLVGATIGRSLAFAWGKPAVAVHHMEGHLLAPMLEERMPAFPFVALLVSGGHTLLVRVDGIGRYQILGESIDDAAGEAFDKTAKLMGLDYPGGPRLAKLAEQGVPGRFKFPRPMTDRPGLDFSFSGLKTATATTIAAEGDDDQTRADIAHAFQQAVVDTLAIKCERALKQTGLNRLVVAGGVSANVSLREQLAALMTGLKGEVFYPRNEYCTDNGAMIAFAGLQRLKAGQTEPLLVQARPRWPLDELSPVGEG; translated from the coding sequence ATGCGTGTACTAGGCATCGAAACCTCCTGCGACGAAACCGGCATCGCCATCTATGACGACAAGCTCGGCATTCTCTCCCATCAGCTGTACAGCCAGGTGAAACTGCATGCCGATTACGGCGGTGTGGTGCCCGAGCTGGCCAGCCGCGACCACATTCGCAAGACCATTCCGCTGATTGAGGCGGCGCTGGCGGAAGCCGGCTGCAGCCAGGACGACATCGACGGTGTGGCCTATACCGCCGGCCCGGGGCTGATGGGCGCGCTGCTGGTGGGGGCCACCATCGGTCGCAGCCTGGCCTTTGCCTGGGGCAAGCCGGCGGTGGCGGTACACCACATGGAAGGGCACCTGCTGGCCCCCATGCTGGAAGAGCGGATGCCGGCCTTTCCCTTTGTGGCGCTGCTGGTGTCCGGTGGTCACACCCTGCTGGTACGGGTGGACGGCATTGGCCGCTATCAGATCCTTGGCGAGTCTATCGACGATGCCGCCGGCGAGGCCTTTGACAAGACCGCCAAGCTGATGGGCCTTGATTATCCCGGCGGTCCGCGCCTGGCGAAGCTGGCAGAGCAAGGCGTGCCCGGCCGCTTTAAGTTTCCCCGGCCCATGACCGACCGGCCCGGGCTGGACTTCAGCTTCTCCGGGCTGAAGACCGCCACCGCCACCACCATTGCCGCCGAAGGCGACGACGACCAGACCCGGGCCGACATTGCCCACGCCTTTCAGCAGGCGGTGGTCGACACCCTGGCCATCAAATGTGAACGGGCATTGAAGCAGACCGGGCTCAACCGGCTGGTGGTGGCGGGCGGCGTCAGTGCCAATGTGTCGTTGCGGGAGCAACTGGCCGCCTTGATGACCGGGCTGAAGGGCGAGGTGTTTTACCCGCGCAATGAATACTGCACCGACAACGGCGCCATGATCGCCTTTGCCGGGCTGCAGCGGCTCAAGGCCGGCCAGACCGAACCGTTGCTGGTGCAGGCCCGCCCGCGCTGGCCGCTGGATGAGCTGTCGCCGGTTGGTGAGGGGTAA
- the dnaG gene encoding DNA primase yields the protein MAGRIPQQFIDDLLARTDIVDLIDQRVRLKKAGKNYQACCPFHNEKSPSFTVSPDKQFYHCFGCGAHGTALGFLMEYDGLEFLDAIDEMAAMHGLTVPRESTGGSSPQQQAAARAERQDLYGLLNDISQFYQQQLRSASAAIDYLKGRGLSGEVVKRFGIGYVPDQWDSVKRRFGKNRDTERQLIDGGMLLQNDNGRVYDRFRDRIMFPIRDRRGRTIGFGGRVLGDGTPKYLNSPETPVFHKGRELYGLYEVRQAHRNPERILVVEGYMDVVALAQFGIDYAVASLGTSTTPDQLQLLYRTTREVICCYDGDRAGREAAWRALENALPLMQDGRSLRFVFLPDGEDPDSLVRTQGQQAFERLLDNAQDFGDFLFERLAQDSMGGDAGQHELAHKAAEAIMRVPEGFTREGLVTQLSRQLNWGENERRIKELFARLKPAEGEKNRRRARKNSS from the coding sequence ATGGCTGGCAGAATCCCGCAACAATTTATTGACGACCTCCTCGCCCGCACCGACATTGTCGATTTGATCGATCAGCGGGTACGACTCAAAAAAGCCGGCAAGAACTATCAGGCCTGCTGCCCCTTTCATAACGAAAAAAGCCCGTCCTTTACGGTTAGTCCCGACAAACAGTTCTATCACTGCTTCGGCTGTGGCGCCCACGGCACCGCCCTTGGCTTTTTGATGGAATATGACGGGCTGGAATTTCTCGACGCTATTGACGAAATGGCGGCCATGCACGGCCTCACCGTGCCCCGGGAAAGCACCGGCGGCAGCTCGCCCCAGCAACAGGCGGCGGCCCGGGCCGAACGTCAGGATCTCTACGGCCTGCTGAACGACATCAGTCAGTTTTACCAGCAGCAACTGCGCAGCGCATCGGCAGCCATTGACTACCTCAAGGGCCGGGGCCTGAGCGGCGAGGTGGTGAAACGCTTTGGCATTGGCTATGTGCCGGATCAGTGGGACAGCGTCAAACGCCGCTTTGGCAAAAACCGCGACACCGAACGCCAGCTGATCGACGGCGGCATGCTGCTGCAAAACGACAACGGCCGCGTTTACGACCGCTTTCGCGATCGCATCATGTTCCCCATTCGGGACCGGCGCGGCCGCACCATCGGCTTTGGCGGCCGGGTGCTGGGCGACGGCACCCCCAAGTACCTGAACTCGCCGGAAACCCCGGTGTTTCACAAGGGGCGCGAGCTGTATGGCCTGTATGAAGTTCGCCAGGCCCACCGCAACCCGGAGCGCATTCTGGTGGTGGAAGGCTACATGGACGTGGTGGCCCTGGCCCAGTTCGGCATCGACTACGCGGTAGCCAGCCTGGGCACCTCCACCACCCCCGATCAGCTGCAGTTGCTGTACCGTACCACCCGCGAAGTGATCTGCTGCTACGATGGCGACCGCGCCGGTCGCGAAGCCGCCTGGCGGGCACTGGAAAACGCCCTGCCGCTGATGCAGGACGGCCGCAGCCTGCGCTTTGTGTTTTTGCCCGACGGCGAAGATCCCGACAGCCTGGTACGCACCCAGGGCCAGCAGGCCTTTGAACGGCTACTGGACAACGCCCAGGACTTTGGCGACTTTCTGTTTGAACGCCTGGCGCAAGACAGCATGGGCGGCGACGCCGGCCAGCACGAGCTGGCCCACAAGGCCGCCGAAGCCATTATGCGGGTGCCCGAGGGCTTTACCCGGGAAGGCCTGGTCACTCAGCTGTCGCGCCAGCTCAACTGGGGCGAGAACGAGCGCCGGATCAAGGAGCTGTTTGCGCGGCTGAAGCCCGCCGAGGGCGAAAAAAACCGCCGTCGCGCCCGCAAAAACTCAAGTTAA
- the rpsU gene encoding 30S ribosomal protein S21, producing the protein MPVIKVRENEPFDVALRRFKRSCEKAGILSEVRRREHYEKPTTERKRAKAAAVKRHAKKLARENARRTRLY; encoded by the coding sequence ATGCCAGTAATTAAAGTACGTGAAAACGAGCCCTTCGACGTAGCCCTGCGTCGCTTCAAGCGTTCCTGCGAAAAGGCCGGTATCCTGTCTGAAGTACGTCGCCGCGAGCACTACGAAAAGCCGACTACCGAGCGCAAGCGCGCCAAGGCTGCCGCTGTTAAGCGTCACGCCAAGAAGCTGGCTCGCGAAAACGCACGTCGCACTCGTCTGTACTAA
- a CDS encoding undecaprenyl-diphosphate phosphatase produces the protein MEVHAILLALIQGLTEFLPVSSSAHLILPAVLLGWPDQGMAFDVAVHLGSLLAVLYYFRREVHTMALSWWASLRGGGHSAESRLAWGIILATVPACVAGLLLDEVIGAYLRSGWVIAAATIVFGLLLWWADRIARQCKNEYQTGWRGALWLGCAQALALIPGTSRSGITLTAGLMLGLTRQAAARFSFLMSIPVILLAGSHQASGLVGSGAVMSWPAVSLGVLVSFASALACIHLFLKLLSRVGVLPFVLYRLALGAVLIGVLSQG, from the coding sequence ATGGAAGTTCATGCCATTCTGCTGGCCCTGATCCAGGGGCTGACCGAATTTTTACCTGTTTCGAGCTCTGCTCACCTGATATTGCCGGCGGTCCTGCTGGGCTGGCCCGATCAGGGCATGGCCTTTGACGTGGCGGTGCACCTGGGCAGCCTGCTGGCGGTGCTGTACTACTTTCGGCGCGAGGTGCACACCATGGCGCTGAGCTGGTGGGCATCACTGCGGGGCGGCGGCCACAGTGCCGAGTCGCGGCTGGCCTGGGGCATCATACTGGCCACGGTGCCCGCCTGCGTGGCGGGGCTGCTGCTGGACGAGGTGATTGGCGCCTACCTGCGCTCTGGCTGGGTGATTGCCGCCGCCACCATTGTCTTTGGTTTGCTGTTGTGGTGGGCGGACCGCATCGCCCGGCAATGCAAAAACGAATATCAAACCGGCTGGCGCGGCGCCCTTTGGCTTGGCTGTGCTCAGGCGCTGGCGCTGATCCCCGGTACCTCCCGCAGTGGCATTACCCTTACCGCCGGCCTGATGCTGGGGCTCACCCGGCAGGCGGCGGCGCGGTTTTCCTTTCTGATGTCGATTCCGGTGATCCTGCTGGCGGGCAGCCACCAGGCCAGCGGTCTGGTGGGCAGCGGCGCTGTGATGTCCTGGCCGGCGGTCAGCCTGGGAGTGCTGGTGTCCTTCGCCAGTGCCCTGGCCTGCATTCACCTGTTTCTTAAGCTGCTCAGCCGGGTGGGGGTCTTGCCCTTTGTGCTCTACCGGCTGGCGCTGGGGGCGGTACTGATCGGCGTGCTGAGTCAGGGTTGA
- a CDS encoding GatB/YqeY domain-containing protein, with product MSLKDQLSEQQKNAMRAKDKARLGTLRMLMAEIKQKEIDSRETLDDDGIIAVITKMVKQRKDAANQFEQAGRQELADNERQEIVVLQEFLPQPLTEDELDALLTQAIADTGATGMQDMGKVMAVLKPQIQGRADMGKVSATIKAKLA from the coding sequence ATGTCTTTGAAAGACCAGCTGTCGGAACAGCAGAAAAATGCCATGCGCGCCAAAGACAAGGCTCGCCTGGGCACCCTGCGCATGCTGATGGCCGAGATCAAGCAAAAAGAGATCGACAGCCGCGAGACCCTGGACGATGACGGCATCATCGCGGTGATCACCAAGATGGTGAAACAGCGCAAAGATGCCGCCAACCAGTTCGAGCAGGCCGGTCGTCAGGAACTGGCCGACAATGAGCGCCAGGAAATCGTGGTGCTGCAGGAGTTCCTGCCGCAACCCCTGACCGAAGACGAGCTGGACGCTTTGCTCACGCAGGCCATCGCCGACACCGGCGCCACTGGCATGCAGGACATGGGCAAGGTGATGGCGGTACTCAAACCGCAGATCCAGGGCCGTGCAGACATGGGCAAGGTCAGCGCCACCATCAAGGCCAAACTGGCCTGA
- the plsY gene encoding glycerol-3-phosphate 1-O-acyltransferase PlsY translates to MTALTLFMIILAYLGGSVSSAVLISRLYRLPDPRTHGSGNPGATNVLRTGNRSAAVWVLLLDLLKGTLPVYLGWFLGISPLYLAFIAMAACLGHMFPLFFHFRGGKGVATALGALLPLGMDLAGLLLLTWLVSLGLFGYSSLASLITALFAPVFVYFIKPEYTLAVALLSCLIIVRHHRNISRLYHHEETPILNRFKRR, encoded by the coding sequence ATGACCGCCCTTACGTTGTTCATGATCATACTGGCCTATCTGGGCGGCTCGGTGTCCAGCGCCGTGCTGATCTCCCGTCTCTATCGCCTGCCCGATCCCCGCACCCATGGCTCCGGTAATCCCGGCGCCACCAATGTGCTGCGCACCGGCAACCGCAGCGCGGCGGTGTGGGTGCTGCTGCTCGACCTGCTCAAAGGCACCCTGCCCGTCTACCTCGGCTGGTTTCTCGGCATCAGCCCGCTTTATCTGGCCTTTATCGCCATGGCCGCCTGCCTGGGGCACATGTTCCCGTTATTTTTTCACTTTCGCGGCGGCAAGGGCGTGGCCACAGCGCTGGGCGCCCTGCTGCCGCTTGGCATGGACCTGGCCGGCCTGTTGCTGCTGACCTGGCTGGTCAGCCTGGGACTGTTTGGCTATTCGTCGCTGGCGTCGCTGATCACCGCCCTGTTCGCGCCCGTATTCGTGTACTTTATCAAGCCCGAATACACCCTGGCGGTGGCGCTGTTGTCCTGCCTGATTATTGTGCGTCATCATCGCAATATCAGCCGGCTTTACCATCATGAGGAAACGCCCATCCTCAACCGCTTCAAGCGCAGGTGA
- a CDS encoding multifunctional CCA addition/repair protein yields the protein MKIYLVGGAVRDKLLGLTVKERDYLVVGAAPAQLLELGYTQVGKDFPVFLHPRSKEEYALARTERKAGSGYTGFICDFGPGVTLEEDLRRRDLTINAIAQDEAGALIDPYGGQADIEARVLRHVSDAFGEDPLRVLRVARFAARFHHLGFTLAGETQALMVNMAASGELATLTPERVWRETEKALASDNPQVFFEVLRDCGALAVLFPEVDALFGVPGPKNWHPEIDTGLHTMMVLKRAADLGAGLPCRFAALCHDLGKALTPPDHWPSHHHHGELGVPPIRALSERLKVPTEHKELAVLMSRWHICLHRLAEPAPQQAHTVLDLLDHTDAWRKPARFAELLLCAQADLQGRTGFEQRPYPQRQRLWQWLQELKQITAQPFVAQGLKGPAIGEAIRQARLERLTQLLAE from the coding sequence GTGAAAATCTATCTGGTGGGGGGCGCAGTCAGGGACAAACTGCTGGGCCTGACGGTCAAGGAGCGGGACTACCTGGTGGTGGGCGCCGCCCCGGCGCAGTTGCTGGAGCTTGGCTACACCCAGGTGGGCAAGGACTTTCCGGTGTTCCTGCACCCCCGCAGCAAAGAGGAATACGCCCTGGCCCGCACCGAACGCAAGGCCGGCAGCGGCTACACCGGCTTTATCTGCGACTTCGGGCCGGGCGTCACCCTGGAAGAAGACCTGCGCCGGCGGGATCTCACCATCAACGCCATTGCCCAGGACGAGGCGGGCGCACTGATCGACCCCTATGGCGGCCAGGCCGACATAGAGGCGCGGGTATTGCGCCATGTGTCCGACGCCTTTGGCGAGGATCCGCTGCGGGTGCTGCGGGTGGCCCGCTTTGCCGCCCGCTTCCACCACCTGGGCTTTACCCTGGCCGGCGAGACTCAGGCCCTGATGGTGAATATGGCCGCCAGCGGCGAGCTGGCCACCCTGACCCCGGAGCGCGTGTGGCGAGAAACCGAAAAGGCATTGGCCAGCGATAATCCCCAGGTCTTTTTTGAGGTACTGCGCGACTGCGGCGCGCTGGCGGTACTGTTTCCGGAAGTGGATGCGCTGTTCGGTGTGCCCGGCCCCAAAAACTGGCACCCGGAGATCGACACCGGCCTGCACACCATGATGGTGCTCAAGCGCGCCGCCGATCTGGGTGCCGGTCTGCCCTGCCGCTTTGCCGCCCTGTGCCACGATCTGGGCAAGGCCCTGACGCCGCCCGACCACTGGCCCAGCCACCACCACCACGGCGAGCTGGGAGTGCCCCCCATACGGGCGTTGAGCGAGCGACTGAAGGTACCCACCGAGCACAAGGAGCTGGCGGTACTGATGAGCCGCTGGCACATTTGCCTGCACCGGCTGGCCGAGCCGGCGCCGCAGCAGGCGCATACCGTGCTGGATCTGCTGGATCATACCGATGCCTGGCGCAAACCGGCGCGCTTTGCCGAGCTGCTGCTGTGTGCCCAGGCAGATCTGCAGGGCCGCACCGGCTTTGAACAGCGGCCCTATCCCCAGCGACAACGGTTATGGCAATGGCTGCAGGAACTAAAGCAAATTACCGCCCAACCCTTTGTGGCCCAGGGACTGAAAGGCCCCGCCATTGGCGAGGCCATACGTCAGGCAAGACTTGAGCGGCTGACTCAGCTGCTGGCGGAGTAA
- a CDS encoding TIGR04211 family SH3 domain-containing protein produces MKAKLLLLLCSLFWVSQASAATRYISDDVYAFLHAGPSNQYRIIGSIKAGEPVDFLDRNADTEYVQIRDADGRTGWMDGQFLQTDASFRSRLPVLEKELNDTKAQLASVDERHAQDVADKLSLIERQQQELSVLTARLDELGSSHARLTSENQRLSSLMDDKEHQMRLDWLVHGGLVAGIGALVGLVLPMLPLRRRKRQDRWMN; encoded by the coding sequence GTGAAAGCAAAACTTCTGCTGCTGCTATGCAGCCTGTTTTGGGTGAGCCAGGCCAGTGCCGCCACCCGTTATATTTCCGATGACGTCTATGCCTTTTTGCATGCCGGCCCCAGCAACCAGTACCGCATTATCGGCTCCATCAAGGCCGGCGAACCGGTGGACTTTCTGGATCGCAACGCCGACACCGAATACGTACAGATCCGGGACGCCGACGGCCGTACCGGCTGGATGGACGGCCAGTTTCTGCAGACGGACGCCAGCTTTCGCTCCCGCCTGCCGGTGCTGGAAAAGGAGCTGAACGATACCAAGGCGCAACTGGCCAGCGTGGATGAACGCCATGCCCAGGACGTGGCCGACAAGCTCAGCCTGATCGAGCGCCAGCAACAGGAGCTGTCGGTGCTGACCGCGCGCCTGGACGAACTCGGCAGCAGCCATGCCAGGCTGACCTCCGAGAACCAGCGCCTGTCCAGCCTGATGGATGACAAGGAACATCAAATGCGTCTGGACTGGCTGGTGCACGGCGGCCTGGTGGCCGGCATTGGCGCCTTGGTGGGCTTGGTGCTGCCAATGCTGCCCCTGCGCCGGCGCAAGCGCCAGGACAGATGGATGAACTGA